From the Phyllobacterium sp. T1293 genome, the window GGCCTCAAGCCTGTCCTCTGCCTGTCTTTTGCCTGACCCTGACGGTACATCAATCATGAATCCCATGCCCGCCCCCTTCCACTTCAATCCTGCCAATCGCCATCTGAAACTCGATCCGCACGATCAGCCCTTCGTCCAAGACCCCTATGAGACTTACGCGGCACTGCATGCGCAGACATCGACGTTCTTCTGGGAGGAATACGGTTTCTGGTGCTTCATCGGTTACGATGGCGTCAATAAATTGCTGCGCGACCGACGTTTTGGCCGGCAGAATCGCCATGGCATTGCGGATTCGCAGGGCAATAGTGGCGACCGTTCGCATCTGAAAGATTTCGATCATATCGAAAAGTTCTCGATGCTGGAGCTTGAGCCTCCCACACATTCGCGGTTGCGTACGCTGGTCAATCGCGCATTCGTTTCCCGGCAGGTAGAACGCCTGCGCCCGCGCATCGAGGTTTTGGCGCATGAGCTGATCGACCGGTTCGAGGCCAGGGGTGAAGCCGACCTTATCGCGGATTTTGCCACGCCCATCCCTGTTACGGTCATTGCCGAGATGCTTGGCGTACCCACCGAGGCCGCACCGCGATTGTTGGATTGGTCGCACCGGATGGTTGCCATGTATATGCATGGCCGCAACCGGCAGTCCGAAGACAGCGCCAATGCTGCCGCCGTAGAATTCTCGGGTTTTCTCCGCGACTATGCCGGACAGCGGCGCGCCGAACCGGCCGACGATCTCCTTAGCCTGCTGCTGGCGGCCGAAGCAGATGGAGCAAAACTGTCAGAAGATGAGCTGATCACGACCGCCATCCTGTTGCTCAACGCCGGGCACGAAGCGACGGTTCATCAAACCGGTAATGCGGTGAAAACCATTCTGGAAAGTGGCCGTAATGCCGCCGAACTGTTGCGGGACACCGATGCAACGGTGCAAACCGTTGAGGAATGCCTGCGATATGACGCGCCGCTGCATATGTTCACGCGCTACGCCTATGAGGAGATCGATCTTGGCGACGGTATCGTTGTGAAACCCGGTGATCAGATCGGTTTGATGCTCGGTGCGGGCAATCGCGATCCTGATGCCTTTGCCAATGCAGGATCGTTCATGCCGGGACGATCCGACCAGAAAAACCTGTCCTTCGGCGCCGGTATCCACTTCTGCATCGGCGCACCGCTGGCACGGCTGGAATTACAGGTTTCGCTGAAAGTGCTGTTCGACCGCCTGCCCGGGTTGCGTTTGAAGGAACCCCCACGCTTCCGCGATAGCTATCATTTCCATGGATTGGAAAGGTTGGTTGTGGAGTGGTGAGTGGTGAGTGGTGAGTGGTGAGTGGTGAGTGGTGAGTGGTGAGTGGTGAGTGGTGAGTGGTGAGTGGTGAGTGGTGAGTGGTGAGAAATGATCATCGACCCGCCCCCGCCGTCAACCCCTTTCCCTCATGGTGAGCTTGTCGAACCACGATGAACCATTGGTGCCAGACTGCCCGGTTCAAATTTTGGTGCGTGGTTCGACAGGCTCACCATGAGGGAGGTAGGAGCGCTTCACAGCCGGATTACATATTCCTTGCGGGTGGTTTCAATCACTTCCCAGGTGCCGCGAAAGCCCGGTTTCAGTACAAAACTATCCCCGGTCTCCAGATGGCGCTCTTCACCACCCTCTTCCGTGACAATCGAGCGACCGGACAGGATGTGGCAGAATTCCCATTCGTCATAGGCAATACGCCATTTGCCGGGCGTTGCCTCCCAGATCCCGGCATAAAGACCACCTTCCGCCTCATCGCAGTTCCATGTGCGGAATTGCGGATCGCCGGAGATAACCCGGTCCGGCGCCGGTGCGCCGTGTTCAGGGTCAATGTTACCGAAATCGATACGGACAAAATGTGTCATGGGTTCATCCTGCCTTTGTCAGTGCCTGATCGAGATCAGAGATAAGATCCTCGACGGTCTCGATACCAATCGACAGCCGCACCACATCGGGTCCCGCTCCTGCAGCCACCTTTTGCGCGTCGCTCAACTGCCGGTGCGTGGTCGATGCCGGATGGATAATCAGGGATTTCGTATCGCCAATATTGGCCAGATGCGAAAAGAGCTGCAGGTGCTCAACCAGTTTGACACCCGCCTCATAGCCGCCCTTCAGGCCAAAGGTGAAAACAGCACCGGCACCGCGCGGCGCATATTTTTGCTGCAACGCGTGGTATGGATCGTTTGGAAGTCCCGCATAGCTGACCCAAGCCACTTTCCCGTGGGTGGAAAGCCATTCGGCTACTTTCAGCGCATTATCCGCATGGCGCTGCATGCGCAGTGGTAAGGTCTCAATTCCCGTCAGAATCTGAAAAGCGTTGAACGGCGACAAGGCTGGTCCAAGATCGCGCAAACCAAGCACACGGCAGGCAATGGCAAAGGCGAAATTGCCAAATGTTTCGTGCAGCACAATGCCATTATATTCGCTGCGCGGCTCGGATAGCAGCGGATAATTGCCGGATTTTGACCAGTCGAAGGTGCCGCAATCAACGATCACGCCGCCCATGGAATTGCCATGGCCACCCAGAAACTTGGTCATGGAATGTACGATGATATCGGCACCGTGCTCGATAGGCCGGATGAGATAGGGCGATGCCAGCGTGTTGTCGACGATCAGCGGCAGACCATGTTTATGGGCGATTTCGGCAATCGCCTCAATATCGGTGACGATACCACCCGGATTGGCAAAGCTTTCGATGAAGATGGCGCGCGTCCGGTCATCAATCTGCGCTTCGAACGAGGCGAGATCATCCGGCTCCGCCCAACGCACAAGCCAATCAAAAGATTTGAACGACTGGCCGAACTGATTGATCGAACCGCCATAGAGCTTTTTGGAGGCGATGAAATTATCGCCGGGCTGCATCAATGTGTGGAAAACCAGCAGCTGCGCCGCATGGCCCGATGCGACAGCAAGCGCAGCGGTGCCGCCTTCAAGCGCCGCCACCCGTTCCTCAAGCACCGCATTGGTCGGGTTGGTAATGCGCGTATAGATATTGCCGAACGCTTTGAGACCAAACAGCGATGCCGCATGGTCGGCATCATCGAAAACAAAGGCTGTCGTCTGGTAGATCGGCGTAGCACGCGCTCCCGTTGCCGGATCGGGCTGGGCGCCCGCGTGGACGGCAAGAGTTTCAATTCCGGGTGCGCGATGCGCCATGGTTCATCTCCCTGTCATCAATGATTTGCCAGAGGCTATGGGATTGCAGCTTTAACGCCAAATCATTTTGGCTGTCTTAAACCAAAACTCTGGAACCCCTGCCGCATCTGCGGTTTTTTCGCCGATAGAACCCGCGAATTGACGCCGCTCCAGCCGATCTCGCCGCACAGCCGCGCATATTCAATCTTCGGGCAGCGATTCATAACCACCTGAATGCCCGCAGCCTCGGCTTTGTGCGCCGCTTCATCGTGGCGAACGGTCAGTTGTGTCCAGATGATTTTCGGTAGCGGGCGCAGCGCCAGAGCTTCATCAACAATGGCAGGCACTGCATCGGAGGCGCGAAATACATCAATCATGTCGATGGGATCAGGGATATCGGCAAGACGCGCATAGACCTTTTGCCCGAGAATCTCCTTGCCCGCCTGCCCCGGATTAACTGGAATCACCCGATAACCCTTGGCAATCAGATATTTCATCACAAAAAAGCTCGGCCGCACCTCATTGGCGGAAGCGCCGACCATGGCGATGGTTTTGACCGAAGAGAGAATGCCGCTGATATATTCGTCGGGATAATAATCGTGATTCGTCGACATCTACTCAATCCCAAAGGCTTGCTTCAATATCGCGTATAGCTGCCTTCCAGACTCCTCATCGAGTTGAAACGTCTGACTCAACTTTCCTTTGTCTTGTCGCGACGAACGTCCGAAAGTGGAGATCTGAAGCACCCGTTTGTCATCGTACTCGTGAATATAATATTTTGCTTCAATCGAATCGTGGAGTTGAAACCGATCCATCTGCCCTTTTTCAAAATCTGTAATTCTCGCCATTATTCGCCCTTCCATTCAGGCTTGCGCTTTTCGATGAAGGCGTTGATGCCTTCTTCCGCATCGCGCGCCAGCATGTTTTCCACCATCACCTCAGCCGCATAATCATAGGCATCAGACAGGCCCATTTCCGCCTGCCGGTAAAAGGCTTCCTTGCCGATCTTAACGGTCAAAGTCGATTTCTCTGCAATGGTTTGGGCGTATTTCCTGACAATCGGATTCAGATACTCCTGCGGCACCACCCGATTGATCAGGCCAAATTCCCGCGCGGTTGAAGCATCGATCGTCTCGCCGGTCAGCAGCATTTCCATTGCCTGTTTGCGCGATACATTGCGCGACAGTGCAACCATGGGCGTCGAGCAGAACAGCCCGATATGGACGCCGGGCGTGCAGAAAGTGGATTTGTCGGAGCTGATGGCAAGATCGCAGGAGGCCACAAGCTGGCAACCGGCAGCGGTTGCAAGGCCGTCAACGGCAGCAATCACCGGCCTTGGATGGTGGACAATCGCCTGCATCAGTTCGGCACAAAGCTTCATGGTCTGTTCGAAGAATGCGCGCCCACGGTCGGCATCCTGCCGATGGGCCGTCAATTCCTTCAGGTCATGCCCGGCGGAAAACAGCTTTTGCGCCGAATCGATAATGATGACGCGGACCGCCTTGTCATCGCGCGCGCTGCGCAGATGATCCAGAAGCAATTGCATCATGGCAATCGAAAGCGCATTGGCAGGCGGATTCTGCAATGTCAGGCGCAGCACGCCCGAGATGAGTTCATACCCGATGATTGGTTCATCCTTCCGGATAACGTGAACTTCTCCCATAGTGCTCCTCATTTCCATGCG encodes:
- a CDS encoding cytochrome P450 — protein: MNPMPAPFHFNPANRHLKLDPHDQPFVQDPYETYAALHAQTSTFFWEEYGFWCFIGYDGVNKLLRDRRFGRQNRHGIADSQGNSGDRSHLKDFDHIEKFSMLELEPPTHSRLRTLVNRAFVSRQVERLRPRIEVLAHELIDRFEARGEADLIADFATPIPVTVIAEMLGVPTEAAPRLLDWSHRMVAMYMHGRNRQSEDSANAAAVEFSGFLRDYAGQRRAEPADDLLSLLLAAEADGAKLSEDELITTAILLLNAGHEATVHQTGNAVKTILESGRNAAELLRDTDATVQTVEECLRYDAPLHMFTRYAYEEIDLGDGIVVKPGDQIGLMLGAGNRDPDAFANAGSFMPGRSDQKNLSFGAGIHFCIGAPLARLELQVSLKVLFDRLPGLRLKEPPRFRDSYHFHGLERLVVEW
- a CDS encoding cupin domain-containing protein encodes the protein MTHFVRIDFGNIDPEHGAPAPDRVISGDPQFRTWNCDEAEGGLYAGIWEATPGKWRIAYDEWEFCHILSGRSIVTEEGGEERHLETGDSFVLKPGFRGTWEVIETTRKEYVIRL
- a CDS encoding O-acetylhomoserine aminocarboxypropyltransferase, which encodes MAHRAPGIETLAVHAGAQPDPATGARATPIYQTTAFVFDDADHAASLFGLKAFGNIYTRITNPTNAVLEERVAALEGGTAALAVASGHAAQLLVFHTLMQPGDNFIASKKLYGGSINQFGQSFKSFDWLVRWAEPDDLASFEAQIDDRTRAIFIESFANPGGIVTDIEAIAEIAHKHGLPLIVDNTLASPYLIRPIEHGADIIVHSMTKFLGGHGNSMGGVIVDCGTFDWSKSGNYPLLSEPRSEYNGIVLHETFGNFAFAIACRVLGLRDLGPALSPFNAFQILTGIETLPLRMQRHADNALKVAEWLSTHGKVAWVSYAGLPNDPYHALQQKYAPRGAGAVFTFGLKGGYEAGVKLVEHLQLFSHLANIGDTKSLIIHPASTTHRQLSDAQKVAAGAGPDVVRLSIGIETVEDLISDLDQALTKAG
- a CDS encoding CoA-binding protein, which gives rise to MSTNHDYYPDEYISGILSSVKTIAMVGASANEVRPSFFVMKYLIAKGYRVIPVNPGQAGKEILGQKVYARLADIPDPIDMIDVFRASDAVPAIVDEALALRPLPKIIWTQLTVRHDEAAHKAEAAGIQVVMNRCPKIEYARLCGEIGWSGVNSRVLSAKKPQMRQGFQSFGLRQPK
- a CDS encoding methionyl-tRNA formyltransferase; the encoded protein is MARITDFEKGQMDRFQLHDSIEAKYYIHEYDDKRVLQISTFGRSSRQDKGKLSQTFQLDEESGRQLYAILKQAFGIE
- a CDS encoding enoyl-CoA hydratase, with amino-acid sequence MGEVHVIRKDEPIIGYELISGVLRLTLQNPPANALSIAMMQLLLDHLRSARDDKAVRVIIIDSAQKLFSAGHDLKELTAHRQDADRGRAFFEQTMKLCAELMQAIVHHPRPVIAAVDGLATAAGCQLVASCDLAISSDKSTFCTPGVHIGLFCSTPMVALSRNVSRKQAMEMLLTGETIDASTAREFGLINRVVPQEYLNPIVRKYAQTIAEKSTLTVKIGKEAFYRQAEMGLSDAYDYAAEVMVENMLARDAEEGINAFIEKRKPEWKGE